The Solibacillus sp. FSL R7-0682 genome includes a window with the following:
- a CDS encoding MFS transporter, giving the protein MPFKKEYVLLLSGLGISNLGNWIYLIALNLSVWHLTESPAAVAGIYIIGPIAHILSSFFAGSIIDRSNKKRILIWSDIARGIIVCIMPFMSSIWLIYSLIFLANIASSFFYPSSTFMITKLVNEEHRQRFNAINSILSSGCFMIGPALGGAIIALSSTDVAMWINGVTFFLCAWLLSLLPNIETTYNKTRSIVTLTMIRHDFYTVWQFIKKHPALRTFIMLYSVTLMIAYSLDSQEMSFLKQFHEVSDTSYGVIVSLTGIGAIIGGFAAAAFVHKLSLTTYIGAGFSLTLLSYFIFYASPILIIGIIAFITLGFFMAFSNTGYATLYQKSIPTELMGRFGSTLKLFESSIQISLTLLLGFLAEWFSIQLTTSIFGFLGLLFALIVYIHLLKHFTSIESEEVI; this is encoded by the coding sequence ATGCCATTTAAAAAGGAATATGTATTATTATTGTCCGGACTAGGAATATCCAATTTAGGAAACTGGATTTATTTAATTGCATTAAATTTAAGCGTTTGGCATTTAACCGAATCACCTGCTGCCGTTGCAGGCATTTATATTATTGGTCCCATTGCGCATATATTAAGTAGCTTTTTTGCAGGATCGATTATAGATCGAAGTAATAAAAAGCGCATACTGATATGGAGCGATATCGCACGTGGAATTATTGTGTGCATTATGCCCTTTATGTCGTCTATTTGGCTTATATATAGCCTGATTTTTTTAGCAAATATCGCGAGCAGTTTCTTTTACCCAAGTAGTACATTTATGATTACAAAGCTTGTAAATGAGGAGCACCGCCAACGCTTTAATGCGATTAATAGTATTTTAAGCTCTGGCTGCTTTATGATTGGTCCCGCACTTGGTGGTGCCATTATCGCGTTGAGTAGTACCGATGTGGCCATGTGGATTAATGGTGTGACATTCTTCCTTTGCGCGTGGCTATTGTCGTTATTACCGAATATAGAAACGACATATAATAAGACAAGGTCCATCGTCACCCTTACGATGATTCGGCACGACTTTTATACTGTATGGCAATTCATTAAAAAACATCCTGCTTTACGTACATTCATCATGCTTTATTCCGTTACGCTAATGATTGCTTATTCCCTTGATTCTCAGGAAATGTCATTTTTAAAGCAATTTCATGAAGTTTCAGATACATCTTATGGGGTGATTGTCAGTTTAACGGGCATTGGTGCCATTATTGGCGGTTTTGCTGCAGCTGCTTTTGTGCATAAGCTCTCCCTTACTACGTATATTGGTGCAGGCTTTTCGTTGACGTTATTAAGCTACTTTATCTTTTACGCTTCCCCTATTCTTATTATTGGAATTATCGCCTTTATTACATTAGGGTTTTTTATGGCATTTAGTAATACTGGCTATGCTACACTTTATCAAAAATCAATTCCTACGGAGCTCATGGGACGCTTTGGAAGTACTTTAAAGCTTTTTGAAAGTAGTATTCAAATTTCATTAACATTACTCCTAGGTTTTTTAGCCGAATGGTTTTCAATACAACTCACTACAAGCATTTTTGGGTTTCTCGGCTTATTATTTGCATTAATTGTGTATATTCATTTATTAAAGCATTTCACTTCAATTGAAAGCGAGGAAGTTATATGA
- a CDS encoding helix-turn-helix domain-containing protein codes for MQTKEHSWGKLIKLHRQKQQLKQDDVAFGICTPSYLSRIENGMVIAEQAIYEQLLARLGINLMDQQFKQQEQISFLEELYEKLLSNESLHQKAIEKLMQMQSFGVQLEEDLFAKLVYSRYLLSIKEDDQARNLLLEIEPFIHWKHDRLTQLYVAITGFAYLSFLEFAEFVEREERLPCAHYLQTATSFEQANYYYHLAFAYHRNYNFQKALIHIEKASATFSHQYKPLFQLKIYSMKGVIYNDLHRFQEANVEFNAGLDLLNHVTAIQTPMQWSSIHNNIAYCYECQGLFEQAVHHYKIANESEEDLLAIINWMRACYQLGDFNLLHKLLNKYPFEQFSVQHQKYQWRLLQFACKKEITLESLKALDEEIFPYFMEQDYYSLTLFYAPLWGQFYEQLHAYKQSAKCYKMAFTASEKVRQRMSS; via the coding sequence ATGCAAACGAAAGAACATTCTTGGGGGAAATTAATAAAGCTTCATCGTCAAAAACAACAGCTTAAACAAGACGACGTGGCATTCGGAATTTGCACCCCGTCCTATTTAAGCCGAATTGAAAATGGTATGGTTATCGCTGAACAAGCAATATATGAGCAATTACTAGCTAGATTGGGCATTAATTTAATGGACCAACAGTTCAAACAACAAGAGCAAATTTCGTTTTTAGAGGAATTATATGAAAAACTTTTATCAAATGAATCATTACATCAAAAAGCAATTGAAAAATTAATGCAAATGCAAAGTTTTGGTGTTCAATTGGAAGAAGACCTTTTTGCAAAGCTTGTTTATAGTCGCTATTTATTATCGATTAAAGAAGACGATCAGGCACGAAATCTTTTACTAGAAATCGAACCATTTATCCACTGGAAGCATGATCGCCTTACCCAGCTTTATGTGGCAATTACAGGCTTTGCCTATCTCTCCTTTTTGGAATTTGCTGAATTTGTAGAGCGAGAGGAAAGACTACCATGTGCACATTATTTGCAGACAGCTACCTCCTTTGAACAGGCAAACTATTACTATCACTTAGCCTTTGCCTATCATCGCAATTACAATTTTCAAAAAGCACTTATACATATTGAAAAGGCTTCAGCTACTTTTTCGCATCAATATAAACCATTATTTCAATTGAAAATATACTCCATGAAGGGTGTTATTTATAATGATTTGCACCGATTTCAGGAGGCGAATGTAGAATTCAATGCAGGACTAGATCTTTTAAATCATGTAACAGCTATTCAAACACCGATGCAATGGAGCTCCATTCATAATAATATCGCCTATTGCTATGAATGCCAGGGCCTCTTTGAACAAGCTGTACACCATTACAAAATAGCAAATGAAAGCGAAGAAGATTTACTAGCGATTATTAATTGGATGCGTGCCTGCTATCAGCTTGGGGATTTCAATTTACTCCATAAACTCTTAAATAAGTACCCGTTTGAGCAATTTTCTGTGCAACATCAAAAATACCAGTGGAGGCTATTACAATTTGCCTGTAAAAAGGAAATAACTTTAGAATCGTTAAAAGCATTAGATGAGGAAATCTTCCCTTATTTTATGGAGCAAGATTATTATTCTTTAACCTTATTTTATGCACCATTATGGGGGCAATTTTATGAGCAGCTCCATGCATATAAACAGTCAGCAAAATGCTATAAAATGGCTTTCACAGCGAGTGAAAAAGTAAGACAGCGTATGAGCAGTTAG
- a CDS encoding ABC transporter ATP-binding protein, whose product MTGLVLKNVTKSFKEGDSTVLALKNVSLSVNPGDFVAIIGPSGSGKSTLLSVAGALLQPSSGDVLVNGTNIGNLNEKELSSFRLTDVGFILQTSNLIPYLNVYDQLLLVCQMKGKVTAAQKKSAKTLLTELGLGNKLTKFPNELSGGERQRVAIARAFVNNPAIILADEPTASLDSNRAFEVVKQIRKEVKERNKAAIMVTHDERMLEYCDKVYRMEDGIFTEEV is encoded by the coding sequence ATGACGGGATTAGTATTAAAAAACGTAACGAAATCATTTAAAGAAGGCGACTCAACTGTACTAGCGTTAAAAAATGTTTCATTATCTGTTAACCCTGGAGATTTTGTCGCGATTATTGGACCATCTGGATCAGGGAAAAGTACATTATTATCGGTTGCTGGTGCCCTATTACAGCCATCGAGTGGAGATGTGTTAGTAAACGGTACAAACATTGGGAATTTAAATGAAAAGGAGCTTTCTTCTTTCCGGTTAACAGATGTGGGTTTTATTTTGCAAACATCAAACTTAATTCCATACTTAAATGTATACGATCAGTTATTACTTGTTTGCCAAATGAAAGGAAAGGTAACGGCTGCGCAGAAAAAAAGTGCAAAAACGTTATTGACGGAATTAGGTTTAGGAAATAAATTAACAAAGTTCCCGAATGAGTTGTCAGGTGGTGAGCGTCAGCGTGTAGCCATCGCTCGTGCTTTTGTTAATAACCCTGCTATTATTTTAGCGGATGAGCCTACAGCAAGCTTAGATTCAAACCGCGCATTTGAGGTTGTAAAACAAATACGTAAAGAAGTAAAAGAGCGAAATAAAGCAGCCATTATGGTGACTCATGATGAACGAATGCTGGAATATTGCGATAAAGTATACCGTATGGAAGATGGTATTTTTACAGAAGAAGTATAA
- a CDS encoding ABC transporter permease: MFLALKEMKHSKTRFVMIGAIIMLIAWLVFILSGLGNGLSSLSAATMKNIDGDLFIYEEGSEGKMMKTKVSGMIGTDIEGKYGVDESAAFGQSTIIVHNEKMQNLNEKHDVAFIGIEPGKFIEPTVFEGQSLQPADKYGVIIDESLQKKGFTIGDTIIVTSSNLRLKVIGITKGETFNHLPTIFGHVETWQSYAFAAPGSNNGLENPVSMIALQGKNIEAEKINNQYDLIETVSKSEAVMGMPGYKEESSTIYMMLAFLFVISAIIIAVFFYVFILQKTQQFGVMKAIGASDRFIKNSIISQVFVLSFISIVAGIVLTYLTAMVLPEAMPFNLDFMTVLVYAVILLVVSVLGSVISARQVTKIDPLTAIGRVE, from the coding sequence ATGTTTTTAGCACTTAAAGAAATGAAGCATTCAAAAACACGTTTTGTTATGATTGGTGCCATTATTATGCTTATCGCTTGGCTCGTTTTTATTTTATCTGGTCTTGGTAATGGCCTATCATCCTTATCCGCTGCGACGATGAAAAATATTGACGGCGACCTGTTTATATATGAAGAAGGCTCAGAAGGTAAAATGATGAAGACGAAAGTATCCGGAATGATCGGTACAGATATTGAAGGTAAATATGGTGTCGATGAATCCGCGGCTTTTGGTCAATCTACGATTATTGTGCATAACGAAAAAATGCAGAACTTAAACGAAAAGCATGACGTGGCATTTATTGGAATTGAGCCGGGCAAATTTATTGAGCCAACGGTTTTTGAAGGGCAATCGCTACAACCAGCTGATAAATATGGTGTCATTATTGACGAATCTCTTCAGAAAAAGGGCTTTACTATCGGCGACACAATTATTGTCACAAGCTCAAATTTACGATTAAAAGTCATTGGTATAACCAAGGGTGAGACTTTTAACCATTTACCGACTATTTTTGGACATGTTGAAACATGGCAGTCATACGCCTTTGCTGCACCTGGTTCAAATAATGGCTTAGAGAACCCTGTATCGATGATTGCACTGCAAGGGAAAAATATCGAGGCAGAAAAAATAAATAATCAATATGATTTAATTGAAACTGTTTCAAAATCAGAAGCCGTGATGGGAATGCCAGGTTATAAGGAAGAAAGCTCCACTATTTATATGATGCTAGCTTTCTTATTTGTTATTTCAGCCATTATCATTGCTGTGTTCTTTTATGTGTTTATTTTACAAAAGACACAACAATTCGGTGTGATGAAAGCCATTGGTGCTTCTGATCGATTTATCAAAAATTCCATCATATCACAAGTATTTGTCCTATCATTTATAAGCATTGTTGCAGGTATTGTATTAACTTACTTAACTGCGATGGTATTACCTGAAGCAATGCCATTTAATTTAGACTTCATGACGGTTCTAGTATATGCTGTCATTTTATTAGTCGTATCAGTTTTAGGGTCTGTCATTTCAGCGAGACAAGTAACGAAGATTGACCCATTAACAGCGATTGGGAGAGTGGAATAA
- the ppnP gene encoding pyrimidine/purine nucleoside phosphorylase: MSQYENVTFIKRANIYFEGKVTSRTIFLEDGTKKTLGIMLPGEYEFSTSLKEEMNILDGKLTYKLDGADWIEINGSGLFYVPAGEAFQLKVEKVTDYICTYFK, encoded by the coding sequence ATGTCACAATATGAAAATGTTACTTTTATTAAAAGGGCAAATATTTATTTTGAGGGTAAGGTAACAAGTCGTACGATTTTTTTAGAAGATGGTACGAAAAAAACATTAGGAATTATGCTTCCAGGGGAATATGAATTTTCTACGTCATTAAAAGAGGAAATGAACATTTTAGATGGAAAGTTGACCTATAAACTAGATGGTGCAGATTGGATTGAAATTAATGGTAGTGGGCTATTTTATGTACCAGCTGGCGAAGCTTTTCAATTAAAGGTAGAGAAGGTAACCGATTATATTTGTACTTATTTTAAATGA
- a CDS encoding DNA polymerase IV, with protein sequence MAGKVIFHLDMNSFYASVEQAHDPSLKGKPIAVAGNEKERRGIIVTSSYEARAMGIYTTMNVGEAKRKCPELLLLPPDFAKYRAASAAMFAILRSYTHLVEPVSIDEGYLDVTERTKTVHPLELADEIQKRILNELDLPCSIGIAPNKFLAKTASNMKKPMGITVLRKREVDKMLWPKAVIEMHGVGESTAKKLASLNIHTIGDLAVVDERLINRELGKNGVRLKKRANGEDNREVDPNAIYDTKSVGNSTTLPRDETEYYILKETFEKLSRSVSERLKVKYLAGTTISIQIRNFEWINQTRSKSVRNALQQSDEIFEIAWQLFLQHWDESPVRLIGITVSNVVDRSEQTQQLNLFNFEQHIKDEPIIELVDAIEKKFGKGSLKRGVRVKSRSYASKTSFSKDFLEDHQK encoded by the coding sequence ATGGCAGGTAAAGTGATTTTCCATTTGGATATGAATAGTTTTTACGCATCGGTTGAGCAAGCGCACGACCCGAGCTTAAAAGGAAAGCCCATTGCTGTTGCAGGAAATGAGAAGGAACGTCGAGGGATTATCGTCACGAGTTCCTATGAAGCAAGGGCAATGGGGATTTACACGACGATGAATGTCGGGGAAGCAAAGCGCAAATGTCCGGAGCTGCTATTATTGCCCCCTGATTTTGCAAAGTACCGAGCAGCAAGTGCGGCAATGTTTGCCATTTTACGTAGCTATACGCATTTGGTGGAGCCTGTTTCAATTGATGAAGGGTATTTAGATGTTACAGAGCGAACAAAAACAGTGCATCCACTTGAGCTCGCTGATGAAATTCAAAAGCGCATTTTGAACGAACTAGATTTACCGTGCTCCATTGGCATTGCACCGAACAAATTTTTGGCGAAGACAGCATCCAATATGAAAAAACCAATGGGTATCACGGTTCTTAGAAAGCGAGAAGTCGATAAAATGCTTTGGCCTAAAGCGGTAATCGAAATGCATGGTGTCGGCGAAAGTACAGCAAAAAAGCTCGCTTCACTTAATATTCATACGATTGGTGATTTAGCCGTTGTGGACGAACGTCTAATTAATCGCGAACTAGGAAAAAATGGGGTTCGCCTAAAAAAACGTGCAAATGGTGAGGATAACCGAGAAGTCGATCCAAATGCAATTTATGATACGAAAAGTGTTGGTAACTCTACAACATTACCTCGCGATGAAACGGAGTACTACATTTTAAAGGAAACGTTTGAAAAGCTTAGTCGTAGTGTGTCTGAACGTTTAAAAGTAAAATATTTAGCAGGAACAACGATTAGTATACAAATACGCAATTTCGAATGGATCAACCAAACGCGTAGTAAATCAGTACGCAATGCGTTACAGCAATCAGATGAAATATTCGAAATTGCTTGGCAGCTTTTTTTACAGCATTGGGACGAGTCACCGGTACGTTTAATTGGAATTACCGTGTCGAATGTTGTTGATCGCTCTGAGCAAACTCAACAGTTAAACCTTTTCAATTTTGAACAGCATATTAAGGATGAACCAATTATCGAGCTTGTGGATGCGATTGAGAAGAAATTTGGCAAAGGGTCTTTAAAGCGCGGTGTACGTGTCAAATCTCGTAGCTATGCCTCGAAAACAAGTTTTAGCAAAGAT